The following coding sequences lie in one Fimbriimonadia bacterium genomic window:
- a CDS encoding PEP-CTERM sorting domain-containing protein (PEP-CTERM proteins occur, often in large numbers, in the proteomes of bacteria that also encode an exosortase, a predicted intramembrane cysteine proteinase. The presence of a PEP-CTERM domain at a protein's C-terminus predicts cleavage within the sorting domain, followed by covalent anchoring to some some component of the (usually Gram-negative) cell surface. Many PEP-CTERM proteins exhibit an unusual sequence composition that includes large numbers of potential glycosylation sites. Expression of one such protein has been shown restore the ability of a bacterium to form floc, a type of biofilm.), whose protein sequence is MVGRLYSVGMFLLALLSSACGQVWWEHQVVARGLLGVVSDKQSWVNSSGLPTFTGITDAGYTVFKGSENISAAVGGEQGLSEGINDAGQITWRGGGAVWVDTTRISDGLIVDQTGVAIYAKGITLDGRPLWSLSYSQPVQGRDDEVFLGRESLRAGDILGTNRVATEVAVSPAGYAIWYGKGDATGQRRQVFRGTENVSLPVLGPQGYAEAHDINDRGEALWTGWYAGQQFPNHMTFVNDREISAFLGSERSSIGRAINSRGQVLWEGWGAFTNFRNEVFLDERCLSLEVFGARYHEAYAVQRLLSDGGYAMWYAYYYDATGSRRMDVFVNERNISEGLLGDLPFVETKGVDDFGRGLWTGRGFATGFKYRAYLDRLDLSADARGGSGFASWGLAMGRNGHALWADQDPATGEVFVWLSTPVPEPSGGVGVSAALGLVLMRKRRTR, encoded by the coding sequence ATGGTTGGTAGGTTGTACAGCGTCGGCATGTTCTTGCTCGCACTCCTATCGAGTGCGTGTGGCCAGGTGTGGTGGGAGCACCAAGTAGTAGCCAGAGGACTGCTCGGGGTCGTTTCGGACAAGCAGTCGTGGGTGAACTCGAGTGGGCTGCCTACGTTCACCGGGATCACGGATGCTGGGTATACCGTGTTCAAGGGCAGCGAGAACATCAGTGCGGCTGTGGGTGGTGAGCAAGGCCTGTCCGAAGGCATCAACGATGCAGGTCAGATCACGTGGCGCGGTGGTGGCGCCGTCTGGGTTGACACAACTCGAATCTCCGACGGGCTGATAGTCGATCAAACTGGCGTTGCCATCTACGCCAAGGGTATCACCCTTGATGGTAGACCGCTTTGGTCGCTGTCCTACTCACAGCCGGTCCAGGGCCGTGATGACGAGGTGTTCCTCGGTCGCGAGTCGTTGCGCGCTGGAGATATCTTAGGGACTAACCGAGTGGCGACGGAGGTCGCCGTTTCGCCTGCGGGCTATGCCATCTGGTATGGGAAAGGCGATGCGACCGGGCAGCGCCGTCAGGTCTTTCGTGGCACGGAGAACGTCTCCCTCCCCGTGTTGGGACCCCAAGGATATGCTGAGGCGCACGACATCAACGACCGCGGGGAAGCCCTGTGGACCGGATGGTACGCGGGGCAGCAGTTTCCCAACCACATGACCTTCGTGAACGATCGAGAGATATCTGCGTTTTTGGGATCCGAGCGCTCGTCGATCGGCAGAGCCATCAACTCCAGGGGCCAGGTGTTGTGGGAAGGTTGGGGAGCCTTTACCAACTTTCGCAATGAGGTCTTCTTGGACGAGCGTTGCCTATCACTTGAGGTGTTCGGCGCGCGGTACCACGAAGCATATGCTGTACAGCGGCTCTTGTCCGATGGCGGGTACGCCATGTGGTATGCATACTACTACGATGCGACTGGCTCACGGCGCATGGACGTCTTCGTCAACGAGCGCAACATTAGTGAGGGATTGCTAGGTGATCTGCCGTTCGTGGAGACGAAAGGCGTTGATGACTTCGGTCGGGGCCTCTGGACAGGCCGCGGATTCGCCACCGGGTTCAAGTATAGGGCCTACTTGGACAGGCTGGATCTCAGCGCCGACGCACGCGGCGGCAGCGGGTTTGCATCGTGGGGGCTGGCCATGGGGCGCAACGGTCATGCGCTGTGGGCGGACCAGGATCCGGCTACAGGCGAAGTGTTCGTCTGGCTCTCCACCCCCGTCCCGGAGCCGAGCGGAGGTGTCGGCGTGTCCGCAGCTCTCGGCCTCGTGCTGATGCGCAAGCGGAGAACGCGTTAG
- a CDS encoding PQQ-like beta-propeller repeat protein: protein MAGRDARHTGRQVFEPLFGLNPGSIYWIFDTGDLYRKLQGSCAIGPEGRIYFTSESTVGGHGKAFGVNVVNGQPQLAWMYDRDSPGGPVLSNMLSIPALGLLEPEEVEERDGPQPPPYGVFFGCDDGRLRCLSPTGQLLWRSADLGDGIAAGPVIGANGRVYVCVDSAGGSGWLCAFTSVNSGNEVQPIWSVAIGTGAVASPAIWEEDGNTYLICASIEGIVYKVRDAGRQGDVQWTRNLQVDQSPTPVVTYPAVADDGTIYVGTFWVSFRGFVYALRMTNGSFKWTGLPRNRIEVARKMTFPIQEDQFGPIEGSPCIGPGGDVFVGTQEASQGIFLGEHHLLRVVDLGATGIATIIHVANPPTRIDPTPMVGIKSPQGTPYLIFAPESGYVYAADPSSGAVLQGFPAYTNGLEHPGMVMDSRGVIYVGANNGKLYTVVGPH from the coding sequence ATGGCGGGACGTGACGCCCGCCACACGGGCAGGCAAGTCTTCGAGCCGCTGTTCGGGCTCAACCCAGGCAGCATCTACTGGATATTCGACACGGGTGACCTCTATCGCAAGCTCCAGGGGTCTTGCGCGATCGGGCCAGAGGGCCGTATCTACTTCACAAGCGAGAGTACCGTGGGCGGTCACGGAAAGGCTTTCGGAGTCAACGTGGTTAACGGACAGCCCCAGCTCGCCTGGATGTACGATCGGGATTCGCCCGGTGGGCCGGTGCTGTCCAACATGCTGTCCATTCCCGCGCTCGGGCTCCTCGAACCTGAGGAGGTGGAAGAACGGGATGGGCCGCAGCCGCCTCCGTACGGCGTGTTCTTCGGCTGTGACGATGGGCGACTGCGCTGTCTCAGTCCGACCGGGCAGCTACTCTGGAGGTCGGCAGACCTTGGCGACGGGATTGCGGCAGGGCCCGTGATCGGCGCGAATGGCCGCGTGTACGTGTGCGTGGATAGCGCCGGCGGCTCGGGCTGGCTATGCGCGTTCACGTCGGTGAACTCAGGTAACGAAGTTCAGCCCATCTGGTCAGTTGCAATTGGGACAGGTGCGGTGGCGTCGCCCGCGATCTGGGAGGAGGACGGGAACACGTACCTCATTTGTGCCTCCATCGAGGGCATTGTGTACAAGGTGAGGGATGCCGGACGGCAAGGGGACGTGCAGTGGACCCGGAATCTCCAAGTTGACCAGTCACCCACTCCTGTTGTCACCTATCCGGCCGTTGCTGACGACGGTACCATCTACGTGGGCACGTTCTGGGTCAGCTTCCGCGGGTTCGTGTATGCGCTCCGCATGACGAACGGCTCGTTCAAGTGGACGGGCTTGCCCCGAAACCGCATCGAAGTGGCTCGCAAGATGACCTTCCCGATCCAAGAGGACCAGTTCGGACCCATCGAGGGATCTCCGTGTATCGGTCCAGGCGGAGACGTCTTCGTCGGAACCCAGGAGGCCTCTCAGGGTATCTTCCTGGGAGAACACCACCTACTGCGAGTCGTTGACCTGGGCGCAACGGGTATCGCAACTATCATCCACGTAGCCAACCCCCCCACGCGCATCGATCCGACGCCGATGGTGGGCATCAAGTCTCCGCAGGGCACTCCCTACCTGATCTTCGCGCCGGAGAGCGGCTACGTGTATGCTGCCGACCCATCGTCCGGGGCGGTGCTCCAGGGGTTCCCTGCTTACACGAATGGGCTGGAGCACCCTGGTATGGTGATGGACTCCAGGGGGGTCATCTACGTAGGGGCCAACAACGGGAAGTTGTACACGGTTGTCGGACCCCACTAG